One Flavobacteriales bacterium genomic window, GCGCTATCAGCCAAGGAGAATTGGATACCTCCATGGCATACTCCGAATCCATTGCACATCTCCTCTCTGACGGTCATTTCCAAGATGCAGGACCCTAGTCGCACTTCCTTGATCTCGATTCCCAACCACTGGCTGAAGCGATCATGGGACATCATGTGATTGACAATGTCCTTATGCTGGCTCATCGACCTGTATATTCTGGTTTCCTTTTCTCGAGAAATGCGTTGACTCCTTCTTTGCAATCCTCAGTGTCAAAAGCTTTGATCTGCGCATCTCGTTCCAGCGTCAATTGCTCGAATATCGTATTGACCGGACTTTGATTGAGCAGCATTTTCGTCATACCGATTCCTTTAGTGGGACGGCTGGCCAATCGGGAGGCAAAGGCATAGGCTTCACTCAGGCCATCA contains:
- a CDS encoding hotdog fold thioesterase, which produces MSQHKDIVNHMMSHDRFSQWLGIEIKEVRLGSCILEMTVREEMCNGFGVCHGGIQFSLADSALAFSCNAHGMKTMSIEASISHFAPVHIGDVLTARSSE